TCTGATGCGGATTTAAAGGATTCTTCCACAATTCAACCCAATTTTCTTGTTTTGTGACGTTTTGAATAATAGTGTCCCGTTTTGGAGGAGATGAGGGATGGGTAGTCTCAAGTATTAGGCGTGAGAACTTATTAAAAGCTTCCTCAATAATAGTTGGCCGTTTTTTCTTTTCAGTATAGACAAGCTCAAAATCTTCCCAGGGATTTGTGCGATTTTGCGCCCTGTATTCTTCGCGTAAAAGAGCTTGTAAATCACTGTCTTTTGATATGCTGGACAGTAGTTTTACTTGGTTGAAGGTATGGTTTTTTATATGGGATAAGGCCTTGCAGTTTGAGTTGATAATATCCAAAAGGGCTAGTTTTAATAGCAGCGGATTTTTGACGAGGTACAATAGGTGCTTGTGTATTTCAAGAGATAGGCAGGAGTCGGCAAGGACAGTGGGAATTGTACGAGGCATTTTCGATAACAAGCTGTTGAAATATAAACGTATTGCATTCTCTAAAGAGCCTTCCAAATTAGTATTTATCTCTTTTTTTGTTTCTTCAGTAGTTTGCCAGAAGGCGTCTACTTCGAGTTTGCCATTTTTTTCTGTATAAAGAAGCTTTTCCACCAGTTGAAAGGGATGAATTGATAGTTCGGACTGTTTGGACTTTTCGATTTTTGTGAGAAGCAAAGTGCTTATGTAGTGCGAAATTGTGTCGATTGAATAGCCTAGGAGCCCTTTAATTGCAGGGGGGATATTCATGATCTTTAGGGTTGACTGAAGAAGACTTTTTACAGGTGCTAACAAGTCATTCAATTGCTGCAAATCTACATAAACAGGTTTATCTTCTGTCCCACTGCGCGAGTCCGAAATTTTCTCAGCTAAGCGCTCTATGCAGAGGTAGATGTTTTCAGGGCGTAGGGCATTATCTAAAAGCACTAGTGCAACAGGCGATAGGATATTTGCTAGAGCCTCGCCTAATTCTGGTTTAGTAGGTAATGCAATAGAGAAGAGTCCCCGGAAAAATATGACAAGCTCTTGAGAAAGTTGAAGATTGGCGATACTATCACTTTCAAACGGAAGTGTATGCTGGGATGAGGTACGTGCCTCCCTAAAAAAGTTCTCAAAGTCAATTTTGACGGGGATATTTCCTTTATCCAGCGGGGAGGCACCTGAAGGATTATCGTCTAAAATGGCCTCTTTGGAAGGTTCTTTTTCAGAGGTATCAACGTTAATGAGGTGGGCCTCATAGGCCTCACGAGCATTGCTGTAGTCTTCAAAAAAAAGCGCTAAGGGCTCGATTGTATGTTGCAAGAGCACTTTTTCATGGCTTTTTAATGATCCCGGTTTATTGATCACTAAGGGAGCAAAAAGTTCTTCTTTGTTATTTTCCAAATATTTTTTTAGCTGCAAATGAACGAAAGAAACCGCAGGGCTCTGATCTAAGATAATCTTGGGACCAAAATCATCCAAAAGACGTGAGACAATACTCCAAGCGGTATGTATGGCTTCTTTTTGGAGGCGCGCTTGTTTTTCAGCACGTGTTTCCTCCACAGGTTTTTCCTCTTGTATGGACTCTTCAGCGATAACTTCTGTTACAGGGAACATATCAAGACGAGGAGGTAGAGTAGTGGAACTGTGAGGAAAGCCTTGTCCAGAAACTGAAGCCATATTTCCACCTTTTAGACTTTGTAAAAGAAGCTAGGTGTTGTCTGGTATGCGCCCCCGGATTGCCATAAAGAGAGGAATTTCGGCCCGCGCCCTATTTTCCATCTTGGCCATGCGGCCGGTGCTTTTTTTGTCTGACGCCCATTCTTCCATTGCATCAACTCTAAAACCGGCTTGTACCATCCAGGTGATTAGATCTGCAAGGGGATAATGGAAGCTCCATGTTGTCGATGATTCCTGACCTTTACCGGGGGACATCTGAATAGGGATTTTCATCTGAGATAGATAAGAATCTGTCCTTCGGTATTGAAGATGCTTTGCTTCATCTATTCCCCAGCTGCTTTGCCTAGGAATGCGGAAGCAGGGGTGGTTTAATATCAGGATAAGTTTTCCGCCTGGAGCCAAATGCTTTGCCGCATTTTGAATAGCCACTTGAGGGTGTTCCATATTTTGGAGGGCTAATACAATAAGGGCATGTGTATAGTCTTTTTGGGGCAGTTTAAGGGGTTTTGTGACATCAGAAAGAATAAATTCATGGGAAGGAAGTGCATTTTTCTGAGCGAACTTGATAAGGGATGCTGCAGCATCGACCCCGGTATAGACAAGTTTAGGAGGAAGGCAGCGTGCAGCGATCCCTTGTCCGCAGGCCAGATCCAGGACTTTCTCTTTTCCGCCCGGTTTTAAATCCATAAGTCGAAGTACACCCGGCATGATTGTGGTACGATGGTAATAATGCCCTTCTTCACCTACGAGATTTTGATACCAAACGCCGACGCTTTCCCAACTTGTTTTTGTCATGATCTATTTACCATCAAGGATTTTTTGGAGGTATTTTTTGTTGGAAGTGCTTAAGTTTTCCTGCAACCTAAACCACTTTATTGGGGTATCTTCAACCATATAGTGTTCTGTATCTACAAAAGCTATTTTACCGTCCATGCAGCGTGGAATATTATCGATGTGTATGGAGTCTATGAGCAGGTTTTCTTGGACCAGAGTGTATAGTGCAAAAAGAGTACCTCTTCGGATGCTGTTTCTGTAGTAATTTCCATTACTTAACTTCGCAGAGATATGCATATCTTCAACGACTAACACAAAATGTTTTTGCACGCCTTCTGTTTGAATTTCCGTTGGGGGGAGAGGATATAACCATTTTTGAGGAACTTTGAACCTTTCCCCATATTCATGTGCAATTATCGCATCGCGAATAAGGTTGGCACCTTCGATGCGTCGGCGGAAAGACCACCATTCCGGAGCAGGATGGGAATGTAGGAAGATTTTTAATTTATGTTCTTTAAGCTTCTTATGGGAAGCTACATACATTCCACTTTTACGAGGCTTGGAGAGGATTAGGCCTATTTTTTTTAAGCTAGCCGGATCGGACAAAGGTTTAGATGAAGTGAAAATAGTATCTAATGTGGATTTACTAGGGTGATCCTGGGGGAGGAAATAAGGGCTAAGTTCGTCCCAAAGCTCAGGGGATATTCCTTCAGGTCTTTGATAACCAATAACTTGTGAAAATAAGATTAGAAAGAAGCAAAGGAGTCGGATCATCATTGTGGCATCATTTTTGCTAGTTGATAATAGTATATTACACAGGTTAAGGAGTCTTTATGTCTAGTATAAAAAAAGCTGGTAATGATTTTGAAAGAGATTTTAATGCCCTATTGACCGAAGTAGACCAGTTTAAAACCAAAGTGAAAACCTCAAAAATACCCGAGGAAGAAATCCAAGCGATTATCACCGCATTAAATGCAGTTGAAGATGACTGTACAAATGTATTTAGAGAAGATATGCGCGCATCCATGGAAGGGAATATTCCCAAGAAAGTTTTTAATGAACTGAAAAAGATAAATCGATTATTAGCTAAGATAGACCAGATTCCTAATATGCAAATACGTGTAACTGAACTCATTGTTTCCTTACGGGCGATTAATAATCATATCAAGTTGTTGGATGATTTTGAACGTTCTACTGTTGAACCTAAACGCATTCGTATTAAAGGAGTCGAAAACGACCGGCTTGATTCATATTAATCCCGAGATTAAGTCGTTACCAGGGGTTAAAGGTAGTAAGAACATGCAACTAAAATCCGAAGCATTTCATAATGGAGATATTATCCCTAAAAGGTACACAGCAGACGCTGAAAATATATCCCCTCCATTAAGCATTGAAAACGCTCCCCATGACACTAAATCCTTTGTTCTAATCGTAGATGACCCCGACGCACCGCGCGGTACATTCGACCACTGGATTATTTGGAATATCCCCTCTACCTCGACAAATTTACATGAGGGTTTTAATCTCCAATCGCAGGGAACCAATAGTTATGGCTATCAAGTGTGGAATGGTCCTTCTCCGCCACCGGGAAAGCCGCATCGCTATTTCTTTAAACTGTATGCTTTAGACGCTACCTTAAACTTAAGTAAAGGCGCCAAAAAACAGGCGGTAGAAGAGGCAATGGAAGGGCATATCATCGCGAAAAGTGAACTGATCGGAATCTATCAGAGATGATTTTTCTTTTAAGGCAGCTTGTGATATGCTGGCTTTTTTTTCTCAAAGAAATCACATGAAAAATTCAGTTGTACGTTTAAAGCCCGGAAAAGAAGTTCCTCTACTTAGAAAACACCCGTGGATTTTTTCAGGAGCTATTGATAGCCTCCCGGAATTTATTGATGGAGCTATTCTCCCCATTGCCGATGCTCAAGGAAACATTCTAGCTTGGGGATATTTCAACCGTAAGACAAATATTATCGGACGTATCCTTTCCTTTTCTCCAGAATCTAACCCGTCCACAGTGATTGGGGAGTTAATAGGGAAAGCGATGGATTTAAGAAAGCAGTGGATTTCTGAAGACACCAACGCGTATCGCGTAGTGAATGCGGAAGGCGATAGCTTGCCGGGTCTTGTAGTCGACAAGTATGCAGATTATTTAGTCGTGCAAATCCATACTTTAGGAATGGATCACCAAAGAGAAACCATTATAGAGAGCTTAGTAAAAGCTTTTAATCCGAAAGGCATTTATGAAAAATCCTCAGGTACATCCCGCAGATATGAAGGATTAAAGGATAAATCAGGGTGTTTGTATGGTAAGGTCCCTGCTCAGGTCGAGATAAAAGAAAATGGCCATACTTTCTTCGTAGATATTATCGAGGGACAGAAGACAGGTTTCTTTTTAGATCAGCGTCCTATGCGTCAGCGTATTGGAGAACTTTCGAAAGGTCACAAAATCCTTAATTGCTTTTGTTATACTGGAGGGTTCAGCGTTTACGCATTAGCTGGCGGCTGCCTTAAAGTAGACAGTGTAGATGTTTCGGAAAAAGCTATTCAGCAAACAGAAGTAAACTTAAAGGCGAATAAGACAGATGCTCTCTGGA
The Parachlamydiales bacterium genome window above contains:
- a CDS encoding class I SAM-dependent methyltransferase → MTKTSWESVGVWYQNLVGEEGHYYHRTTIMPGVLRLMDLKPGGKEKVLDLACGQGIAARCLPPKLVYTGVDAAASLIKFAQKNALPSHEFILSDVTKPLKLPQKDYTHALIVLALQNMEHPQVAIQNAAKHLAPGGKLILILNHPCFRIPRQSSWGIDEAKHLQYRRTDSYLSQMKIPIQMSPGKGQESSTTWSFHYPLADLITWMVQAGFRVDAMEEWASDKKSTGRMAKMENRARAEIPLFMAIRGRIPDNT
- a CDS encoding YbhB/YbcL family Raf kinase inhibitor-like protein, translating into MQLKSEAFHNGDIIPKRYTADAENISPPLSIENAPHDTKSFVLIVDDPDAPRGTFDHWIIWNIPSTSTNLHEGFNLQSQGTNSYGYQVWNGPSPPPGKPHRYFFKLYALDATLNLSKGAKKQAVEEAMEGHIIAKSELIGIYQR
- a CDS encoding class I SAM-dependent rRNA methyltransferase produces the protein MKNSVVRLKPGKEVPLLRKHPWIFSGAIDSLPEFIDGAILPIADAQGNILAWGYFNRKTNIIGRILSFSPESNPSTVIGELIGKAMDLRKQWISEDTNAYRVVNAEGDSLPGLVVDKYADYLVVQIHTLGMDHQRETIIESLVKAFNPKGIYEKSSGTSRRYEGLKDKSGCLYGKVPAQVEIKENGHTFFVDIIEGQKTGFFLDQRPMRQRIGELSKGHKILNCFCYTGGFSVYALAGGCLKVDSVDVSEKAIQQTEVNLKANKTDALWNNHAVDVFTFLKDDSLDYDLIILDPPAFAKKQIDIKNASKGYRDLNKMAMCKAKPGTLLLTCSCSQPISDEAFLKILFDAALESGRIVQVLEKQRHGLDHPVSIFHPEGTYLKGYLLRIL